The genomic interval GAGCCCTGGCAACCACATCATCTGGTCAGAATATATTTCCCCGAATATAGCACAGACCGCTACACGTATAAGACCGTATACTAATTTGATTGGCCATTTTCTCTGTGACACTCACATCCGTACACTCACATCTGCAGGTATGGGAGGAAGTGGATCAGGGTGGAGCGGACCAGAGAAAAACAGATGGTGGATCTGCACACCGGAACTCCGTGGGAGTCTGTCACGTTCACTGCTTTAGGCAGAGACAAACAGATCTTCTTTAATATCTTACAAGAAGGTAAATGTTTGATAGTATATGAAGTCAGGTACGTAAGTATTTGGACACCAAACATCTCCATGAAGATGGGAGTAAAGTGCACTCACATAAATATTGCGTTGACTTTTGAGGCTCATCACTCCAAATCTTTGCAATCAGTGGCTGCCTGAAGTCTGGAAAATTATTTGTCAGGCCTGTTCTGCTCCTGCTGTTGTTTGCAGGACACTTGACTCACATCTTGATTGCTTGGTTTCAGCTCCATCGTGCAGGTGTTCATGGGCTAAATTGTGTCCAGAATACTGACTGTACCCGACGGAGGTTTAAGCCTTTTCTTATGAGCCACATATAATCATACACAGCTGGTCATTTAGTGCAGCTTTCAATCCCGTTTTGCAGCAAGAGAGCTGGCACTGAAGCAGGAGGAAGGGAGGACGGTGATGTACTCCGCCATGGGTGCAGAGTGGCGGCCCTTCGGTTTTCCTCGGCGACGCAGACCCCTCAGTTCTGTGGTGCTGGACGTGGGCATTGCTGAAAGGATTGTAGATGATGTGAAGGACTTCATTGGAAACCCCAAGTGGTACACAGACAGAGGTAAAATGTCACAGGACTCACCTTTATTCATACACTGCTTTGTTTAATTTTCAGTCACAGAGTTAATGTTTGACATCAGTTTCCTGTATACAGTTAAATACACTAATCTTTTGGAACTAGTGCTGGGATCAGTAACAAACCATTAAACCAAACAAATCAATAAAGCATAAACACGGGGTTGCACAGTTAATGGAATTTTAATCTCAATACctgcaaaaacaaatcaagCACTCCCTAAATCACTACCTGATGATGTGTCTGCCAATCAGAGCTGTTCCCTGCACCTCGCTGCTTCAAGTTTCCTGGATGTAGTCTGGATGAGTAGCAGTGAATTAAAAGACAGATATTATACAACAGAAGGTGAAGAGCTTCTCCCTCAAAGAGCAACATCATCCGTTTTTTGGAAATACTTTGGATTTAGCCCAAGTGATGTGACCAAGAACATGTCAGCCAACAGTatcctttttttctcattggTAGTTGCTTCAGTCGCTTCCTCAAACTTGTGGAAAATTTAAACTCTGACACGCtctcttcagttttcttttgaaGTTGCTGACTTTTTGTGGTATCTGTTCGTGACACTGCTGCACATCACTTCCCTTAAGGGTCACATCCTTTGGATTTTTGCCAAGGGTCCAGCCCGACTCCTTCCCAAAGGCTGTTAGAGAGTAGGGAAGGGCTCGTGTTTTTACGTTGTCAACTATTCAGACACTGGCAATAAAGAAAACCTAATACACAGAGAAATGTTGCCTAATGTAGTAATTTGTAATTTCTTTGTGGTGGCTGCTCCTTCTGACAGTGATTGTTCACCTGTGCAGGTATTCCCTACAGAAGAGGATATCTGCTGTACGGCCCCCCTGGATGTGGAAAGAGCAGCTTTATGTGAGTGTGCCCTTCATTTGGGTTTCGTTTCCCTCCTGTGTACTCGTCAGGTGCGTGTGCGTAACTTCATCACCACTTGTGTAACTCACTCCCTTTCAGCACGGCACTGGCTGGTGAGCTGGGCTACAGCATCTGTCTGATGAGCCTGAGCGACCGAACGCTTTCGGACGACCGCCTGAACCACCTCCTGAGCGTGGCGCCGCAGCAAAGCATCATTCTGTTGGAGGATGTCGATGCAGCCTTTGTCAGCCGAGAGCTGCTTCCCACTGAGAGTAAGCAGCAGGAAGGATCAAACATCACACACTTTCACCAACTCCACTTTCTGGGTTTAGAACAGGCTTGATGTTCAGTACTGAGATAACCTGTAAAGCTGTAACTGACTgccattgttttattttgatttgaagctctgttttctgttgccTCGCAGACCCTCTGGCCTACCAGGGAATGGGAAGACTGACCTTCAGTGGACTGCTTAACTCTCTTGATGGAGTGGCTTCATCGGAGGCCCGAATAGTTTTTATGACCACCAACTTCATAGACAGGTACTGTTGTAAGCAAGCAAACCAATACATCTCCTTCTAAAATAAACAGCTGGAGCAAAAAAGTTTTAACAGTGTCGATAGAAAATGAAGAGACTGAACAAGAGGGGGCGCTGCATTAACGTATGCTGGTTCAAAAAAAGCTCAGACTTTAGAAGAACTTCAGTAATTACTGTGTTATAGCAACTTTAcctcattaaaataaatacaaggtTAGATGTAACCAATGGCTCGGGGCCAGAGGTGCAGCGCCGTGTGATGAAGCACCAGAGCACACAGGTGACACGCGTgtcatgcatgcatgtgcacactGGAGTTTGTGGCAGTTtgcatacatatatacagtCAGCTTTAACTGATCACATGATCAAATGGTAACCTGGCTTTATGTTCAGATCTTAAATTAATCTGAACTCTGTCTGACCATCTTCATCAGCCGCCTCATCTTCCTCACATCTGTGTGCTTCATGAATGTGTCCTCTCTATTTGAGGGTGAACATC from Archocentrus centrarchus isolate MPI-CPG fArcCen1 chromosome 21, fArcCen1, whole genome shotgun sequence carries:
- the bcs1l gene encoding mitochondrial chaperone BCS1, with the translated sequence MPLSDFLDGLKDNPYFGAGFGLVGVGTALALARKGAQVGMVFFRRHYMITLEVPSRDKSYHWLLSWITKHARHTQHLSVETSYLAHESGRVHTQFDFHPSPGNHIIWYGRKWIRVERTREKQMVDLHTGTPWESVTFTALGRDKQIFFNILQEARELALKQEEGRTVMYSAMGAEWRPFGFPRRRRPLSSVVLDVGIAERIVDDVKDFIGNPKWYTDRGIPYRRGYLLYGPPGCGKSSFITALAGELGYSICLMSLSDRTLSDDRLNHLLSVAPQQSIILLEDVDAAFVSRELLPTENPLAYQGMGRLTFSGLLNSLDGVASSEARIVFMTTNFIDRLDAALIRPGRVDLKQYIGHCTHWQLTQMFRRFYPDEPASEAERFAERALAAHSEISAAQVQGHFLLHKMDPEGSIDNVAEIKG